From the Panthera leo isolate Ple1 chromosome C1, P.leo_Ple1_pat1.1, whole genome shotgun sequence genome, one window contains:
- the FAM43B gene encoding protein FAM43B yields MLPWRRNKFVLVEDEAKCKAKSLSPGLAYTSLLSSFLRSCPDLLPDWPLERLGRVFRSRRQKVELNKEDPTYTVWYLGNAVTLHAKGDGCTDDAVGKIWARCGPGGGTKMKLTLGPHGIRMQPCERSAAGGSGGSGGRRPAHAYLLPRITYCTADGRHPRVFAWVYRHQARHKAVVLRCHAVLLARAHKARALARLLRQTALAAFSDFKRLQRQSDARHVRQQHLRAGGAAASVPRAPLRRLLNAKCAYRPPPGERGRGAPRLSSIQEEDEEEEDGDAEERERPEVLSLARELRTCSLRGAPAPPPPAQPRRWKAGPRERAGQAR; encoded by the coding sequence atGCTGCCCTGGAGACGCAACAAATTCGTGCTAGTGGAGGACGAGGCCAAGTGCAAGGCGAAGAGCCTGAGTCCGGGACTCGCCTACACGTCGCTGCTCTCCAGCTTCCTGCGCTCCTGCCCGGACCTGCTACCCGACTGGCCGCTGGAGCGCCTGGGCCGCGTGTTCCGCAGCCGGCGCCAGAAAGTGGAGCTCAACAAGGAGGACCCGACCTACACCGTGTGGTACCTGGGCAACGCCGTCACCCTGCACGCCAAGGGCGACGGCTGCACCGACGACGCCGTGGGCAAAATCTGGGCGCGCTGCGGGCCGGGCGGGGGCACCAAGATGAAGCTGACGCTGGGGCCGCACGGCATCCGCATGCAGCCGTGCGAGCGCAGCGCCGCGGGGGGCTCGGGGGGCTCCGGGGGCCGCCGGCCGGCGCACGCCTACCTGCTGCCGCGCATCACCTACTGCACCGCGGACGGGCGCCACCCGCGCGTCTTCGCCTGGGTCTACCGCCACCAGGCGCGCCACAAGGCCGTGGTGCTGCGCTGCCACGCCGTGCTGCTGGCGCGGGCGCACAAGGCGCGCGCCCTGGCCCGCCTGCTCCGCCAGACCGCGCTGGCGGCCTTCAGCGACTTCAAGCGGCTGCAGCGCCAGAGCGACGCGCGCCACGTGCGCCAGCAGCACCTCCGTGCAGGGGGCGCCGCCGCCTCGGTGCCCCGCGCCCCGCTGCGCCGGCTGCTCAACGCCAAGTGCGCCTACCGGCCGCCGCCCGGCGAGCGCGGCCGTGGGGCCCCGCGCCTCAGCAGCATCCAGgaagaggacgaggaggaggaggacggagaCGCGGAGGAGCGCGAGCGGCCCGAGGTGCTCAGCCTGGCCCGGGAGCTGAGGACGTGCAGCCTGCGGGGCGccccggcgccgccgccgccggcgcaGCCCCGCCGCTGGAAGGCGGGCCCCAGGGAGCGGGCGGGCCAGGCGCGCTGA